A window from Triticum aestivum cultivar Chinese Spring chromosome 6D, IWGSC CS RefSeq v2.1, whole genome shotgun sequence encodes these proteins:
- the LOC123144678 gene encoding pentatricopeptide repeat-containing protein At4g14850-like gives MRSPESISPLLARYAASQSLLLGAHIHAHLLKSGLLHAFRNHLLSFYSKCRLPGSARRVFDETPDPCHVSWSSLVTAYSNNGLPRDALAAFRAMRARGVRCNEFALPIVLKCAPDAGLGVQVHAVAVSTGLSGDIFVANALVAMYGGFGFVDEARRVFDEAARDRNAVSWNGLMSSFVKNDRCSDAVELFGEMVWGGVRPNEFGFSCVVNACTGSRDLEAGRKVHAMVVRTGYDKDVFTANALVDMYSKLGDIHMAAAVFGKVPKTDVVSWNAFISGCVLHGHDQHALELLLQMKSLGLVPNVFTLSSILKACPGAGAFILGRQIHGFMIKSCADSDDYIGVGLVDMYAKYDLLDDARKVFDRIPRKDLVLWNALISGCSHGGCHGEALSLFCRMRKEGFDINRTTLAAVLKSTASLEAISDTTQVHAVAEKIGFLSDSHVVNGLIDSYWKCNCLHYANRMFKEHSSDNIIAFTSMITALSQCDHGEDAIKLFMEMLRKGLEPDPFVLSSLLNACASLSAYEQGKQVHAHLIKRKFMTDVFAGNALVYTYAKCGSIEDADLAFSGLPEKGVVSWSAMIGGLAQHGHGKRALDVFRRMVDERIAPNHITLTSVLCACNHAGLVDEAKRYFSSMKEMFGVDRTEEHYSCMIDLLGRAGKLDDAMELVNSMPFQANAAVWGALLAASRVHRDPELGKLAAEKLFILEPEKSGTHVLLANTYASAGMWDEVAKVRKLMKESKVKKEPAMSWVEMKDRVHTFIVGDKSHPRARDIYAKLEELGDLMSKAGYVPNLEVDLHDVDKSEKELLLSHHSERLAVAFALISTPPGAPIRVKKNLRICRDCHVAFKFISKIVSREIIIRDINRFHHFSDGACSCGDYW, from the coding sequence ATGAGAAGCCCGGAGAGCATCAGCCCGCTCCTCGCCCGCTACGCCGCCTCGCAGTCTCTGCTCCTGGGAGCCCACATCCACGCCCACCTCCTCAAGTCCGGCCTCCTCCACGCCTTCCGCAACCACCTCCTCTCCTTCTACTCCAAGTGCCGCCTCCCCGGCAGCGCCCGCAGGGTGTTCGACGAAACCCCGGACCCGTGCCACGTCTCCTGGTCCTCGCTCGTCACCGCCTACTCCAACAATGGGCTGCCCCGGGACGCGCTCGCGGCGTTCCGGGCCATGCGCGCGCGCGGCGTCCGCTGCAACGAGTTCGCGCTCCCCATCGTGCTCAAGTGCGCGCCGGACGCCGGGCTCGGCGTGCAGGTGCACGCGGTCGCGGTCTCCACGGGGCTCAGCGGGGACATCTTCGTCGCCAACGCGCTCGTCGCCATGTACGGTGGGTTTGGCTTTGTGGACGAGGCGAGGAGGGTGTTCGACGAGGCCGCCCGCGACCGGAACGCCGTGTCTTGGAACGGCCTGATGTCGTCTTTCGTCAAGAATGACCGATGCAGCGATGCCGTCGAGCTGTTTGGCGAGATGGTGTGGGGCGGGGTACGGCCGAACGAGTTTGGGTTCTCCTGTGTCGTGAATGCCTGCACTGGCTCTAGGGATCTGGAAGCCGGCAGGAAGGTGCACGCCATGGTGGTAAGGACGGGGTATGACAAGGACGTCTTCACTGCCAATGCGTTGGTTGACATGTATTCGAAGCTGGGGGACATTCATATGGCAGCTGCTGTTTTTGGGAAGGTACCCAAGACGGATGTCGTCTCGTGGAATGCTTTCATTTCTGGGTGTGTGCTTCATGGACATGATCAGCATGCACTGGAGCTGTTGCTGCAGATGAAGTCTTTAGGTCTGGTGCCTAACGTGTTCACGTTGTCCAGCATCCTGAAGGCCTGCCCTGGTGCTGGTGCATTCATTCTGGGCCGGCAAATTCACGGGTTCATGATCAAATCCTGTGCGGATTCAGATGACTATATCGGTGTTGGTCTTGTGGATATGTATGCAAAGTATGATCTTTTGGATGATGCGAGGAAGGTGTTCGACCGGATCCCTCGAAAGGATTTGGTTTTGTGGAATGCACTGATCTCAGGTTGCTCTCATGGCGGATGCCATGGCGAGGCACTGTCTCTTTTTTGCAGGATGAGGAAGGAAGGTTTTGACATCAATAGGACGACCCTGGCTGCTGTTCTCAAGTCAACAGCAAGCTTGGAGGCAATCAGTGACACAACGCAGGTTCATGCTGTTGCAGAGAAGATAGGGTTCCTTTCTGATTCTCATGTTGTCAATGGTCTTATTGATTCATATTGGAAGTGCAATTGCCTCCATTATGCAAATAGAATGTTCAAAGAACACAGTTCTGATAACATCATAGCTTTTACATCAATGATTACAGCACTCTCACAGTGTGACCATGGGGAGGATGCAATAAAGTTGTTCATGGAGATGCTAAGAAAGGGTCTCGAGCCAGACCCCTTTGTGCTAAGTAGCCTCCTGAATGCTTGTGCTAGCTTGTCAGCATATGAGCAAGGGAAGCAAGTGCATGCTCACCTGATCAAGaggaaattcatgacagatgtgttTGCGGGGAATGCTCTTGTGTACACATATGCAAAGTGCGGGAGCATAGAGGATGCAGATCTGGCCTTCTCCGGACTGCCGGAGAAGGGAGTTGTCTCATGGTCTGCAATGATAGGAGGGCTAGCACAACATGGGCATGGGAAGAGAGCATTAGATGTGTTCCGCAGGATGGTTGATGAGCGCATTGCTCCAAACCACATCACGCTGACTAGTGTTCTCTGTGCTTGTAACCATGCAGGGCTTGTTGATGAGGCCAAGCGATACTTCAGTTCAATGAAGGAGATGTTTGGAGTTGACAGGACGGAGGAGCATTACTCGTGCATGATTGATCTTCTTGGGCGTGCCGGTAAACTAGATGATGCAATGGAGCTTGTCAACAGCATGCCATTTCAAGCCAATGCCGCAGTTTGGGGGGCACTACTTGCAGCCTCAAGAGTACACCGAGATCCAGAACTGGGAAAGCTGGCAGCTGAAAAGCTCTTCATCCTGGAGCCAGAGAAGTCGGGCACACATGTGTTGCTCGCAAACACGTATGCATCTGCAGGCATGTGGGACGAGGTGGCTAAggtgagaaaattgatgaaagagAGTAAGGTCAAGAAGGAGCCTGCCATGAGCTGGGTTGAAATGAAGGACAGGGTGCATACTTTCATTGTGGGTGACAAGAGCCACCCAAGGGCAAGGGACATATACGCAAAGCTAGAAGAACTGGGAGATCTGATGAGCAAAGCTGGTTATGTTCCGAATCTAGAGGTTGATCTCCATGATGTAGACAAGAGCGAAAAGGAGTTGCTTCTTTCTCATCACAGTGAGAGGCTGGCCGTCGCATTTGCGTTGATCAGCACCCCACCTGGAGCGCCCATTAGGGTCAAGAAAAACCTGCGCATATGCAGAGATTGCCACGTCGCATTCAAGTTCATTTCAAAGATCGTTTCAAGGGAGATTATCATCAGAGACATCAACAGGTTCCATCATTTCAGTGATGGGGCATGTTCTTGCGGTGATTACTGGTAA